The sequence GCCACTCCCATTTTCCCGGAGCTAGGATTGGAAATGTACCGAACCGGATCAATGTGTTCACGTGTTGGTCCGGCGGTAACTAAAACTTTTTTTCCTTCTAATGGACCTTTGACTGAACCAATGATCTCCGAAGATTTCTTGAGAATTTGGTCTATTTCAGGAAGTCGTCCTTTCCCTTCCAACCCACTGGCTAAATATCCGCTTTCTGGTTCTAAAGTATGGTATCCGTGCTTCCCGACTTTCTCCAAGTTTTCTGAAACTCCCGGCGATTCATACATCTCGCCATCCATAGTCGGGCAAATCAGCAGGGGACACCTGGCTGCGAGAACAGTGCTTGTAAGCATGTTATCAGAAATGCCGTTGGAAATCTTGGAGAGCGTATTCGCGGTACAGGGAGCAACTACAAAAAGATCAGCCCATTCTCCCCAGTTGATGTGTCGGGTCCAATCGCCGGATTTGCCTTGTTCTGGGAAGATATCTACTGCTACTTCATGACCGGAAAGGGAAGCAAAAGTTTCTAAACCAACAAAGCGGGTGGCCGAGGGTGTCATGGTGACACGGACTTCAGCTCCCGCTTTTTGAAATTCTCTTAGTAAAAAAGCAGCTTTATAAGCTGCAATTCCTCCGGTAACACCAAGAATGATGCGCTTACCGGAGAGCATAATTAATCCTCTTCTTTCTCAGGATGTCGGTAATAGATTAAATCTTCCTGCATCTCCACAATAGAACGCTGTGTAGCGTGTGGAAGTTTTTCGAATGCTTTGGAGATATTCTCCTGCTCTTCGTTGAAAGAGAACTCATCTTCTTCTTCAAATCCTTCGAAATACTGGAGTTTTTCGTCCAGCTCTAATTTTTCCTGAGCAGCAATCTGTCGGGCTCTTTTAGAAAGGATTACAAGCAACTCATATTTGTTACCTGTTTTGAATTTAAGCTTCTCAATGTCTAATGTTTGGACTGACATATGTTCAATTTTGATTCATGAATTTGAGAACAGCTTTTTTTACTTCATCGTAAGCTGTATCCAAATCGTCATTAATAATAACCTGATCAAATCGATCAGCGTAAGTAAGTTCTTTTCTTGCCCGTTCTAAACGGAGTGCAAGGGTTTCATCGTCTTCTGTGCCACGGTCAATAAGCCGTTGCTTTAAAACCTCGATGGAAGGTGGCTTGATAAATAAGCTGAGGCATTCATCGCCATAAATCTTGTTAATATTTACAGCACCTTTTACTTCGATATCAAGCAGAACAAAATAGCCTGAATTTAGTTTTTTATCAACTTCTGAACGCAAGGTGCCATATTTCTTTCCACCATAGAATTCTTCCCATTCCAGAAAAGCTCCATCAGCGACTTTTCTTTCAAAATCATCGTTTGAGAGGAAGTAATAGTGCTTTTTGTCAATTTCACCTTCTCTCGGCGGACGAGTAGTAGCTGAAACAGAAAACTTCAGGTCTTCGAAATCCTTAAAAAGTCTGCGCGCCAGGGTAGTTTTACCACTTCCGCTGGGTGCCACAAGTATGATGACTTTACCTTTTTTCATAATAGTAGTGAGATGTGAGTAGTGAGATTTGAGATTCAAGTTCTCTCAAATCTCACTACTCAATACTAAAATCTATTTACTCGACATTTTGTACTTGTTCGCGGATTTGCTCCAGGGCTTCTTTGCATTTAACTACGTATTGAGCAATTTCAGAATTATTTGCTTTGGAGCCGATGGTATTTAACTCGCGATTAATTTCCTGGGTAAGGAAATTGAGTCGGCGGCCGGCCGGTTCGGGTTGATCGACCGCTTCAATAAAGAACTTAAGGTGTGATCGAAGGCGTACAATTTCCTCCGTGACATCCATCTTATCCACAAGAACGGCAACTTCAAGCTCTAACCGTTCGGGATCAATTTTATCTTCTTCAATCAGATTATTGATGCGTTCGAGTAGTTTATCCCGAGCATCTTCGGCACGTCCGGCAGTTTCTTTGGTAATGATTTCTAGATTGTCTTCAATAAATTCAATTCGGTCAACCAAATCATTTTTCAGCTGTGATCCTTCCTGAGTCCGCATTTTCAGCAGAGACTCAACGGCTTGTTGCAATGCTTTTTCAGCAACATTCCATTTTTGCTCTATGGTTTCCTCATCCTCTTCTTCATTGATGAAGACATCGTTAAATTGAGTGATATCTTTAATCGTAATCGGATCAGAAATTCCGGCGGCTTCTCTGAGGTTGTTCAGGATTTTAGAATATCCTTTAACCTTTTTTTCATCAATCCGCATTGCTGGTTCACCGGTTTCAGATTCAGAAATATAAACAGTGATATTTAGCTTACCACGGTTAACCGTTTTTTGGACGAGCTCTTTCACTTCCAGTTCCTTGTCCTGAAGACGTTGAGGAAGTCGAATGCTAAGGTCAAGATAGCGGCTATTAAGTGATTTGATTTCAACCGTAGACGTGATGCCATTTTCAGAAGCTTCGCCACGCCCAAAGCCGGTCATTGATATAATCATGATAATCTTGATGATGAAAATTGAGCGAGAAAATACAAAAGTATATCCCCTTTAAAAACTTTGGGATTCTGTCAGGAATCACTTTAATAAAACTCATGAATGATAGAAGACTTTTATTATCTTCACAGCCATTCAATTACGCATATGACGATTCTCGGAATTTCAGCTTTTTATCACGACTCCGCCGCATGTATCATTCGGGATGGCAAGGTTCTAGCCGCTGCACAAGAGGAGCGATTCACCCGTAAAAAGCAAGACGAGTCTTTTCCAAGCAATGCCGTTAAGTACTGTCTTGACTTTGCAGGAGTTACGATCGACGAATTGGATGCTCTCGCGTTCTATGATAAGCCCCTGCTGAAGTTTGAACGCCTGTTGGAAACCTATCTCTCATTTGCTCCAAAGGGGGTAAGGTCTTTCATAGCTGCAATGCCTGTTTGGCTGAAAGAGAAGATGTTCATGAAGCGGGTAATGCACGAAGAGCTCGCTAAAATCGGGGAATACGACAAAAGTAAATTAAAGCTGCTATTCCCGGAGCACCACCTTAGCCATGCAGCAAGTGCATTTTATCCTTCACCTTTCGAAGAAGCCGCAATTCTCACTGTCGATGGCGTGGGAGAGTGGGCAACGGCTTCAATCTGTTCGGCAAAAGGAACAGAAATAACGATTCAGCGGGAACTGAGTTTTCCGCATTCGCTGGGTCTCCTGTATTCTGCTTTCACCTATTATTTAGGTTTTCGAGTGAATTCAGGTGAGTATAAACTGATGGGATTGGCTCCGTACGGTAACCCAAAATCCAAGAATCTGGATGATTATATCTCCAAAATTAAAACTGAGCTCATCGAAGTAAATGAAGATGGTTCGATTTACCTGAATCAGGATTACTTTAGTTATGCGACCGGCCTCAGGATGGTGAAGGACAAAAAGTGGGAGCAGTTATTCGGTTTCTCTAGAAGGGAAGATGAAGCTGAACTTCAGCAACATGAAGCTGACCTTGCATTGGCCATTCAGAAGGTGACGGAAGAAGTGGTACTTAAAATGGCGAAAGAGGCTCAAAGACTTACCGGGTCTAAAAATTTATGTCTTGCCGGTGGTGTTGCCTTAAATTGTGTGGCGAATGGTGTGATTCAGAACGAGGGTATTTTTGATGAAATTTATATTCAGCCCGCGGCAGGTGACGCTGGTGGTTCCGTTGGTGCTGCTCTTGCTGCTCACCATATTTATTTTGGAAATGACCGGAAGCCGGAGAAACCGGATGCTATGCAAGGTTCATACCTTGGGCCTGAATTCCATGAGTTTGAAATCCTGCAACAGCTCAAAAAATATAAACCGGTTTATGAAAAGCTGGATGAATCCGAATTGTATCCTAAAGTTTCCGGCTGGCTGGATGAGGGGAATGTAGTTGGCTGGTTTCAGGGTCGGATGGAGTTTGGCCCCAGAGCTTTAGGTGGTCGTTCAATTTTGGGTGATCCCCGAAATCCCGATATGCAGAAAAAGCTTAACCTGAAAATTAAATACCGGGAGTCATTCCGGCCTTTTGCGCCATCCGTTTTAGCAGAAGATGCGGAGCAGTATTTTAAGATGAAATCAGATTCTCCGTATATGCTTTTGGTTCAGGAAGTGAAAGAGGATCATCTTAAGGAATTGCCTGAGAACTATCATTCGATGCCTCTTCGCGAAAAGCTGGCTTATGAGCGTTCAACCTTTCCGGCTATTACCCACATAGATTTTTCAGCACGAATCCAAACGGTTCACAAAGAAACAAATCCCAGGTATTGGAAGCTTTTGAATGCCTTCAAAGAAAAAACCGGGGTTGGGATGGTCGTTAATACCAGTTTTAATGTACGTGGTGAGCCCATTGTTTGTAGTCCGGATGACGCCTACAAATGTTTTATGAATACAGAAATGGATTATCTGGTTATTGGTGAGTATGTTTTTGCCAAGGAAAGTCAGCCTGAGTGGAAGAAAAAAATTACGTTTGATAAAGACTGACGTGCTGGTAGTATTGGTTCCGACGCGGAGCGTGCGGAACCAGAGCCTGATATTAATTGGCCCGCCTCGCTCGTGACGCTCTGCGTCGGAGCGAATAGTGGCAAGAAAAAATAATGAAACGAGATAGATGGAAACACTGAAAGATTTATGGAACTTCATGAAGCAACGGAAGAAATTCTGGTTAGCGCCGGTAATCGTTGTACTTCTATTGTTAGGCTTCTTAATCGTGATTGGAGGCGGTTCATCCATCGCACCATTTATTTATACCCTCTTTTAAGATGTTAGAACCTCGCTCACTGGAGTTTATCGAAGATGACCCGGCAACACCAAAAACGCAGTTGGTGATTGTAACCGGGTTATTGGTATTTGCGGCTTTTTTCCAGAGCGATACCCTTGTTTATATATCGCTATTAGTGGGGTTGGGATCTTTTATCCCTGCTGTTGGCAATCGAATAGTTTGGGCTTGGTATAAGCTGGCGGAGGTTTTGGGCTGGTTTAACTCAAGGGTTTTGCTTTCCCTTGTTTACTACCTGATCGTAACTCCAATCGCCTTACTGTTTCGTTTATTTGGAAACGACCCCTTGCTCCTTAAAGACAAAAAGGGAAGCATGTTTAACTTCAGAGAGCACACCTATACTAAAGAAGACTTAGAAAACCCTTGGTAATATTAGTGATAGGAATTTAGGCTTCTTCCACCAATTCAAGGCTTACTGCATTCATGCAATAGCGTAATCCGCTGGGTTCGGGGCCGTCTGGAAAAACATGACCAAGGTGGGCATCACAAACATTGCAAAGTGCCTCAATGCGTACCATTCCATGAGAGGTATCCATCTCATACTTTACGGCATTTTCCTTAACAGGCTGTGTAAATGAAGGCCAGCCGGAACTGCTTTCGAACTTCTCATTCCCATCAAAAAGCTCAGTGCCACAGCAAGTGCACGCATACAAGCCGGGATCAAAACGGTAGCACATATCACTGGACCCAGGGCGTTCGGTACCTTTTAATCGGGTGATGGCAAACTGCTCTTCAGTCAGCTGTTCTTTCCATTCATCTTTAGATTTTGAAACGGTACGTGGTGGTTCAGGATTACCGTTTTTTGCAAATTCTTTGAGATCTTTCCAGGTAAGCATTTCTGTGCTTTAGATTATTATTTGTGATTTTTGATCTGTTTATCAAAAGCTATGAAGCTTTATTTCCGTTCCATGTAGAGGCTTAGAAAATGATTAATCATACCTCAACAAACCAAAGAGTAATTCAAATTGATTTTTTTTTAAAAGTCCTTTTTAGGAAGCCTATTAAAATTTCTAGTTAGAAGACTCTATTTACTTCAACAAATCAAAAATCTTGCCGGCAAACGCTTTGGCTGCTTCGGGCGATTTCCCTTCTGAATAAATACGAATGATCGGTTCGGTGTTTGATTTCCGCAGGTGAACCCAACCTTCCGCAAAATCAATCTTTACGCCATCAATAGTGTTTGGCTTCAAACTTGAGAAATGCTCTTTTACCATTTCCAGCACTTCATCAGCATCTTTGCCCAATTCATCCAGCTGAATTTTGTTCTTGCTCATGTAATAATCAGGTAGGGTAGCGCGGTATTCTGAGGAACTCATTCCTTTTTCGGCTAATAATTGCAGGATGATTGCAATACCGGCTAAAGCATCACGGCCATAATGAAGGTCAGGGCAAATCACGCCACCATTTCCTTCTCCGCCAATCACCGCATTTTGTTCCTGCATCACTTTCACAACATTGATCTCACCAACAGCAGAGCGATAACAGGTTTGGCCATATTCCCTTGCTACATCATCTGAAACTCGCGAGGAAGATAGGTTCGTAGCACAAGCACCGGGATGTTTAGAAAGAATGAAATCAAATGCTGCGGCCTGTGTGTATTCTTCACCAAAAAGCTTGCCGGTATCATCTACTAATGCCAGACGGTCGGCATCGGGGTCGGTAACCACGCCTAAATCAACTTTACTCTCTTTCACCAAATCACATATTTCGGTGAGATGCTCAGGGAGAGGCTCGGGGTTATGCGGAAACAAACCATTGGGAGTGCAGTGAATTTTATGCACAGATTTTACTCCGAGCCGATCCAATAGTTGTGGAATAGCTTCGGAACCGGCACCGTTAACGGCATCTACAGCAACGGAGAAATTCTTAGCCGCTATTTCGTCTGCGTTAATATAAGGGAGCGCCAAAATCTTGTCGATGTGATGATCAAGCAGTTGATCGTCTTCACGAATCACTCCAATTTTATCATAAGGCTGATATTCAAAGGCTTCGCTTTCTGAAATTCGGATCACCTCATTACCCTGATCGGCATCCAAAAACTCACTTTTGTTATTCAGGAGCTTCAGGGCATTCCATTGCGCGGGATTGTGACTGGCAGAGATTATAATTCCACCGGCCGCTTTATGTTTTAAAACGCCCATAGCAACCGTTGGGGTAGGCACGATGCCGACTTTAATCACATCACAGCCAACACTGGCTAATGTTGCTGCAATAATGTCTTCGCATATTTTGCCTGTCACTCGGGAATCACGGCCTAAAACTACCGTTCCTCCTTTTAGCCAGGTTCCATAAGCAGCTGTAAAGCGGGTTAAATTTTGTGGGGTGAGGTCGGTTCCGAAAATGCCCCGGATGCCCGATACTGAGATCATTAAAGCCATTTATCTAATTTCTTTTTGAATTTATAATTCCATTGAGTTGCCGTATCCATTGTTGTATACCCGGATAATTAGGACTTTTATCAGCAACCTGATTTGCTATTTCCAGCGCCTTTTCAAATTCTTGATTTGTTCCGTAGGCACCGGATAAGTTATACAACATTTGAGTGTCATCAGGATTTAATTGTCGTGATTCCTCAAGAAGTTTAATCGCAGATTCTGCATTCCCCTTTTGCAATTCTATTGACCCTAACATTTTAGTCGTGAAAGATTCTCTGGGTGCCAGTTCGTAGGCTTTTCTTAAAAAGGGTTCGGCTTCGTCAAAACGATTTCTATCGAGATAAAGCCGGGCTGCAAATACATAAGGAGAGTCATTCCAAGGCTGATTGCGGATCAAGCCATAATATTCAAGAAGTGACTTCTCAATCTGATCGGTTTGTTCGTAATATCTGGCGAGCTTCACCTTTGAAGCATCCCAGCGTTCTTTTTTATGAACCACTCCAAAAGCAAGACTGTCGACAATCCCTTCCGGATCATAGTCAAACTGGTAAGGTCTGGGCTGATTTTCAATAACAAAAGGGAAGCCCTGCTTTAAGGTTCTTAACCTATGATGGACGATGCGGTAGTCAAAATCACTCAAATGCATCTCATCAAAATAATCATCGTAATCGATTTCATCTGCGTTTATAACTGCTTCATCTTCTAAATCTGAAAGCAGTGATTCAGCAAAAACTTTCCCCATTAAAAAGTAACCGGAGTGGTTGGGGTGAAGGTGTTCAAGCATCAGGTTGTTGCCAATGATTCCATCCGGTGAAGCACTTTCATAGGCTTGATGTGTTTCTACAAGCTGAACGTTTGGGAAATCTTTGGGTAAGGATTCTATAATTTCATTGATGCCTGCAGGTGCTCGAAATTTCAAACCATCGAGGTCTTTGGCGTATTCGAATTGTTCTTTGGCAGAAGCAGTGTCGCCGGAAGTATAGGCCTGCTGAGCCTGACTAAAAATTTCATTGGCGGCCGGGAGCTCATCATCCTGGATAGACACAAAAGGCTGCTGGTCTTTAACATTACTGGCAATGGTAGAGATGTAAACAGGAATACCCTCTGCTTCAAGTTTTTTAATGATCGCTTCCATATTGCTGCGAAACTGAATCATCGCTAATTCATACTTTGGGCCATTCAGCTCAATAGCCTGATCACTGATGATACGCTCCATCAAAGTGCCTGTTACCGGGGCTTCACTACTTCCCAAGCTGGACAACCATTGGCCTGAACTCACAATCATTTCACGCAAAAACATAAAGGTCTTAAACCGCTGTAGTTTTAAATAAAAGCGGACGAATCCGGGAAATCCGCCCAGATTCTCATTCGAGCCGACTCCAAGAGCTCCGTAGAATTCGTTGTGGCCCGCATAAATCATAATGGCATCAGGCTGATGCTCAAGAATTTCATCTACCTGATCAAAAAGAGTATAGCTGCTAATGGCGGAGGTCGCCACATTAACAATTTCCACATTTCGGGAGGGCATTGCATCGCTTAGGACGTCATCAACCACACGTGAAAAAGTACCGTTATAACCGAAGGGGTAACCGGCAGCACTGGAACCTCCAAGAGCAAAGACCCGGTACGCATTTTCAGGTTTGGTTTGCAGGAAAACGTCGGATGAAGGATTTGGAATGGTTTTAGTATAAAAGAAATAGCGAGCCGCAAAATTTGGATTGGGCATGTAATATTCATCGGTAGGAATTTCAGGATCGATAAATAACTCAGTATTGCCCATGTAATTCACGCTTCGAAGCACGACTTCTAAAATCACGAAGAACAGAATGGGAATGGAAACGGTGATCGCGTAAAAAGCCGCCTTCTTCTTGAAAGGTAAAGGCTCACTTAATTCATTTATATAAGTCTGAACTTCTTCAACATCCTGGTTGAGGTCATCCGCAATCTCGGCAGCACTTTTCTTTTGGTGATGCTTCTTTATGTAAGCTTTGGCTTTATTACTTAGAGACATGCTTATTTTTCCGGAATCCAGGTTTTCTCTTCCGTGCCGGCCTGACTGTTTTCGTAGCGGGCCAGTACAAATAGAAAATCAGAAAGGCGATTGATATACATAATTGCTACTTCAGAAATTTCCTCCTCATGTCGGCACTCAACGGTTATGCGTTCAGCTCTGCGACAAACCGTACGGGCAAAATGTAAAGTTGCTCCGGCTTGTGCTCCGCCCGGTAAAATGAAATTCTTGAGCGGCTCCAGTGTTTCTTCCATGTCATCGATGGCAGTTTCAAGAAATTTCACCTCACTTTCCCCAATTCGATTAATGCGTACTTCTTTCGTTTGTGGAGTGGCTAAATCAGCTCCAAGCACAAAAAGTTGCTGCTGTACAGTTTCAAGCAGTTCAGCTCCCTTTTTTGATATGCCAAATGATGTTGCCATTCCAAGGATGGAATTCAATTCATCTACGGTTCCGTACGAGTCAATCCGTTTTGAGCTTTTTGAAACCCGCTGTCCGCCAAATAGTGATGTATTACCGCTGTCGCCTTTCTTGGTATAAATTTTCATGACTTCCTTTTTTTAGAAAATAGGGGTTTGATAACTAAGATTCTTAGTCGGCTATAAAATGCTCTTCAAGTTTTTTGAACGTAATATTTAAGTGCTCCAATCCTTCCACTTCTCTTTCAAAATAAAGGGCTGATTTCTTGGGGCAAGCCACTTTTAAGGTGATACTTTCCAAATATTCTGATTCTAAAATCTCCAGATCGTAGTCATTTTTCAGTTTTTGAATGGTATTCTCTTCCGGATAGGGATAGTTGATTTCAAAGAGTTGTACCGGTTTAATAGAAACTAAAGATGCTTTTTCTAAACATGACTGAGCTCCCAAGCCATATGCTTCAATTAGTCCCGATTTACCGAGCTTGGTTCCGCCGTAATAGCGAACGACGACAACCCCGGCATTCACCACTTCAAAAGATTTAAGCTGATTTAGGATAGGGAGTCCGGCTGAACCGGAAGGCTCGCCATCATCTGAACTGAACTCTTTAGGTTGAGCCGGGTTGATTCGCCAGCCATAGCAATGGTGGGTAGCATCCGGGTATTTCGATTTGAGCTTATCAAGTTCGGCAGCAAAAGCTTCTTCTGAGTCAGCCGGGAATAAATAGCCGAGAAACTTCGATCCTCGCTCACGAAAACTGCTTTCGTATGATTTTTTTATGGTAAACATGAAATCCTATTTAGAGGAAAACAAAGGTAGCAGGAGTAGCGACTAAAATCATATTTGTTAAAAAAGATTCTTCCCGGCCACTTCACATCAAGCCAAACGAATGCGCTAATTGGTATTAGAGAAATTGTGTTGCAAGGTCTAAGCTATTTAGAAGGAATCTGCCTTGTTATTCAGAGCGGAAAAAGCGATTTTCACGGCGCAGTGGAAACAATCCTGATTTTCAATATAATCTGAAACTAACAGGGTTTGAAAGCTGTTTTTGATAACACAATTTGAAATTATCTAAGACGTAAGTACATGCCTTCTCTTAAAAAAGCACTGAATTCTCAGGTAGGCCGAAAAATAATGACCGGTATCACTGGTATTGGTCTTATGATTTTCTTAATCGGTCACCTGGGTGGTAACCTGACAATTTTTGGAGGCCCGGAAGCTTTCAATGTTTACACTTACACTCTCGAAAGTCTGGGACCTCTTCTATATGTAATTGAAGCTGGTTTAGTTTTCTTCTTTTTGTATCACGCTATTTTAGGTATTTCAATTTGGCGTCAGCGTAAGAAAGCCCGAAAAGAAGGGTATGACAGATATCAAACTAAAGGCGGGCCGAGTCATCAGTCCCTGGCTTCTAAAAGTATGATCTGGACGGGGACTATAATCCTGGTGTTTTTAGTATTTCACATCATGCACTTCAAATATGGACTTTTCAGCCCTGATGAAGGCACCACTATTCTAGAATCAGCAGGCGGAGTTGAAGGCAGAGACTTACGAGCTTTAATTATTGCTGAGTTCCAAAAGCCGTTAATCGTATTTGGATACATTGCGGTTTTAGCAATGGTCATATTGCATCTGTCACATGGTGCATGGAGTGCATTCACTTCCTTGGGAATGAAGCATAATGATACTTCTAAGAAAGTTCAGATCGGAGCTTACATCTTTGCAATCGTGTTGATGTTGGGCTTCATTTTTATCCCGCTGTACATTTTCCTTACCGGCGGACAGGGTTCACTAATCGCATACTAAGAGATTAAAGATTTAAGACTATAGATTTAGGATTATGAAATTAGATTCAAAAGTACCAGGCGGACCGTTAGAAGAGAAGTGGGATAAGCACATCAAAGATATCAAATTGGTGGCCCCAAATAACAAGCGGAAATACGAAGTTATTGTAGTCGGTACCGGACTAGCCGGTGGAGCTGCTGCAGCCAGTTTTGCAGAGCTTGGTTATAATGTAAGAAGCTTCTGTATACAGGATTCAGCCCGGCGTGCGCACAGTATTGCAGCTCAGGGTGGGATCAACGCAGCTAAAAACTATCCGAATGATGGAGATAGTATTTGGCGCCTTTTCTACGATACGATCAAAGGCGGTGACTATCGCTCAAGAGAGGCGAATGTATATCGACTGTCTCAAGTCTCAAACGAAATTATTGACCAAGCTGTAGCTCAGGGTGTGCCCTTTGCTCGTGAGTATAGTGGATTGCTAGCCAATCGTTCTTTTGGTGGAGCTCAGGTATCGAGAACTTTTTATGCACGTGGACAAACAGGTCAGCAGCTTCTTTTAGGTGCTTACCAAGCCATGATGCGACAGGTTCACAATGGGAATATCAAATACCATCCGCGCCACGAGATGCTGGATGTGGTTGTGATTGACGGCGAAGCTCGAGGAATTATAACTCGTGACTTAGTTTCCGGTGAGCTGAATCGCTGGGAGGCAGATGCCGTAGTTCTAGCAACAGGCGGTTATGGAAACGTATTTTATCTTTCCACGAATGCTAAAAATTCAAACGTAACGGCTGCCTGGCGAGCTCACAAACGTGGAGCTGCTTTTGCAAATCCTTGTTATGTGCAGGTTCACCCAACTTGTATTCCGGTTTCCGGTGACTATCAATCCAAGCTGACACTTATGAGTGAAAGTTTGAGAAATGATGGTCGTGTGTGGGTTCCGAAGAAAAAAGGGGATGACCGACATCCGAATGATATTCCCGAAGAGGAAAGATATTATTATCTCGAGGAGCGTTACCCAAGTTTTGGTAACCTGGTACCGCGTGATGTGGCATCCAGAAATGCTAAAAATGTTTGTGATGACGGACTTGGAGTGGGAGAAACAGGCTTAGCTGTTTATCTCGATTTCCGGGATGCGATTAAGCGTGACGGAAAAGAATCTATTGAATCCCGCTACGGAAACCTCTTTGAGATGTATGAGAACATCGCCGGAGAGAATCCTTACGAACAACCAATGAAGATATTTCCGGCTGTTCATTATACAATGGGCGGTCTTTGGGTTGATTACAATCTCCAGACATCTATTCCGGGACTTTTTGCGGCCGGAGAAGCAAACTTTTCTGATCATGGAGCAAACCGGCTTGGAGCAAGTGCTTTGATGCAAGGTCTTTCTGACGGTTACTTTGTATTGCCATACACCATCGGAAATTATCTGGCTGATAAAGAGCCGGGTAAACGCTATGGAACTGATCATGAAGAATTTGCCAAAGTTGAGAATGAAGCTCAATCTCAAATTGACAAGCTTCTGAATGTGAATGGAAACAAGACTATTGTTCAGTTTCACAGAGAACTTGGCAAGATTGTTTGGGACCGTATTGGTATAGCACGAAACGAAGAAGGATTGAAATCAGCAATCGAGGATATTCGTGCTCTCAGAGAAGAATTCTGGGAGAATGTATACGTACCGGGTGAGAAAAATAATTATAACAAGTATCTCGAATTTGCGGGACGTGTTGCCGATTTCTTCGAACTTGCTGAGTTGATGGCAGTTGATGCCCTCGACCGTGAAGAATCTGCTGGTTGTCACCTCAGAGAAGAGTATCAAACAGAAGAAGGAGAAGCCTTAAGGAATGATGAAGATTATTCCTACGTAGCAGCTTGGGAATACAAAGGTGTTAACGGTAAGCTGGAAGAAACCCTTCACAAAGAAAATCTTGAATTTGAATTCGTTGAGCTAAAACAACGTAGTTACAAATAAGGAAGACATTATGAGCAAAGAAATGACTATTCATTTAAAATACTGGAAACAAGATGGGCCGCAGGCTCA comes from Balneola sp. and encodes:
- the sdhA gene encoding succinate dehydrogenase flavoprotein subunit (part of four member succinate dehydrogenase enzyme complex that forms a trimeric complex (trimer of tetramers); SdhA/B are the catalytic subcomplex and can exhibit succinate dehydrogenase activity in the absence of SdhC/D which are the membrane components and form cytochrome b556; SdhC binds ubiquinone; oxidizes succinate to fumarate while reducing ubiquinone to ubiquinol) — translated: MKLDSKVPGGPLEEKWDKHIKDIKLVAPNNKRKYEVIVVGTGLAGGAAAASFAELGYNVRSFCIQDSARRAHSIAAQGGINAAKNYPNDGDSIWRLFYDTIKGGDYRSREANVYRLSQVSNEIIDQAVAQGVPFAREYSGLLANRSFGGAQVSRTFYARGQTGQQLLLGAYQAMMRQVHNGNIKYHPRHEMLDVVVIDGEARGIITRDLVSGELNRWEADAVVLATGGYGNVFYLSTNAKNSNVTAAWRAHKRGAAFANPCYVQVHPTCIPVSGDYQSKLTLMSESLRNDGRVWVPKKKGDDRHPNDIPEEERYYYLEERYPSFGNLVPRDVASRNAKNVCDDGLGVGETGLAVYLDFRDAIKRDGKESIESRYGNLFEMYENIAGENPYEQPMKIFPAVHYTMGGLWVDYNLQTSIPGLFAAGEANFSDHGANRLGASALMQGLSDGYFVLPYTIGNYLADKEPGKRYGTDHEEFAKVENEAQSQIDKLLNVNGNKTIVQFHRELGKIVWDRIGIARNEEGLKSAIEDIRALREEFWENVYVPGEKNNYNKYLEFAGRVADFFELAELMAVDALDREESAGCHLREEYQTEEGEALRNDEDYSYVAAWEYKGVNGKLEETLHKENLEFEFVELKQRSYK